A genomic stretch from Thermomonospora umbrina includes:
- a CDS encoding CHAP domain-containing protein: protein MSRLPFARRALIVAVATGSLLTLDSPAALAATGIVKTSGAALTVRTGPGGGYASAGSVANGRTVTITCQTRGTTVTGPFGTSSIWDKITSPAGYVSDAYIYTGSDGTVAPPCIQTVANDYPYTSDSWHQADPWNFYKRECVSWAAWRVRQRLGVDFHNHFRGVHWGNADNWDDAARAVGIRVDDTAKVGSVAQWNSGTFGHVAYVARVNSDGTVLLEEYNKGGAHLYGTRTVTKADVENYLHF from the coding sequence ATGTCCCGGCTTCCCTTCGCCCGCCGCGCGTTGATCGTGGCGGTGGCCACCGGCTCCCTGCTGACCCTCGACTCCCCGGCCGCCCTCGCGGCCACCGGCATCGTCAAGACGAGCGGGGCGGCGCTGACCGTGCGCACCGGCCCCGGCGGCGGCTACGCGAGCGCGGGCTCGGTCGCCAACGGCAGGACGGTCACCATCACCTGTCAGACGCGGGGGACCACCGTCACCGGGCCCTTCGGGACCAGCAGCATCTGGGACAAGATCACCAGCCCGGCCGGATACGTGTCCGACGCCTACATCTACACCGGGTCCGACGGCACGGTGGCGCCTCCCTGCATTCAGACGGTCGCGAACGACTATCCGTACACGTCCGACTCGTGGCACCAGGCCGACCCCTGGAACTTCTACAAGCGCGAATGCGTGTCCTGGGCGGCCTGGCGGGTCCGGCAGCGGCTCGGCGTGGACTTCCACAACCACTTCCGCGGCGTTCACTGGGGCAACGCGGACAACTGGGACGACGCCGCCCGCGCCGTCGGCATTCGGGTGGACGACACGGCCAAGGTCGGCTCCGTCGCGCAGTGGAACTCCGGCACGTTCGGGCACGTCGCCTACGTCGCCCGCGTCAACAGCGACGGAACCGTTCTGCTGGAGGAGTACAACAAGGGCGGCGCCCACCTCTACGGCACCCGTACCGTCACCAAGGCCGACGTCGAGAACTACCTCCACTTCTAG
- a CDS encoding VOC family protein, which yields MLRGLATVNYWVDDVEAAKRWYTELLGIEPYFERPIEGPTQYCEFRVGAQQDELGLIDSAWQPKGAAQIPGGAIIHWHVDDVKAAFERLLSMGAEEYEPITEREAGFADASVVDPWGNILGIQYNPHYLEMSGSA from the coding sequence ATGCTGCGAGGACTGGCCACCGTGAACTATTGGGTGGACGACGTGGAAGCCGCGAAGCGGTGGTACACCGAGTTGCTCGGCATCGAGCCGTACTTCGAGCGGCCGATCGAGGGGCCGACGCAGTACTGCGAGTTCCGGGTCGGCGCCCAGCAGGACGAACTCGGCCTGATCGACAGCGCCTGGCAGCCCAAGGGCGCGGCGCAGATCCCCGGCGGCGCGATCATCCACTGGCACGTGGACGACGTCAAGGCGGCGTTCGAACGCCTGCTGTCCATGGGGGCCGAGGAATACGAGCCGATCACCGAACGCGAGGCCGGCTTCGCCGACGCCTCGGTGGTCGATCCGTGGGGCAACATCCTCGGCATCCAGTACAACCCGCACTACCTGGAGATGTCGGGTTCCGCCTGA
- a CDS encoding alpha/beta fold hydrolase: protein MISTSTAALSLRVPGARLHYEVRGRGPLVALVGAPMDAASFAPPAELLATDHTVLTTDPRGINRSVLDDPTQASTPELRADDLSRLLTHLDAGPAAVLGSSGGAVTALALAQARPDQVHTVIAHEPPLVELLDDRERIHAQTDDVITTYLAGDVIGAWTTFMAQADIELPEGAIEVMFGGERDPRTVADERRWFAHELRATTHWRPDLDALRSITTRIVIGIGVDSTGQECDHTSRALAAALGIEPTLFPGDHTGFADDPARFVTALRAVLNDRPEPHSPAGAPPTTTLGPFQGPHRDRLDPGDPS from the coding sequence ATGATCTCCACCTCGACCGCGGCCCTGTCCCTCCGGGTGCCCGGTGCGCGCCTCCACTACGAGGTGCGCGGCCGGGGGCCCCTGGTGGCCCTCGTCGGCGCGCCGATGGACGCCGCCTCCTTCGCGCCACCGGCCGAGCTGCTGGCCACCGACCACACCGTCCTCACCACCGACCCCCGCGGGATCAACCGCAGCGTCCTCGACGACCCCACCCAGGCCTCCACGCCCGAACTGCGCGCCGACGACCTCTCCCGGCTGCTGACCCATCTCGACGCCGGACCGGCCGCGGTCCTGGGATCCAGCGGCGGCGCCGTGACCGCGCTCGCCCTGGCCCAGGCCCGCCCCGACCAGGTCCACACCGTCATCGCCCACGAACCGCCGCTGGTCGAGCTGCTCGACGACCGTGAACGGATCCACGCGCAGACCGACGACGTCATCACCACCTACCTGGCCGGCGACGTCATCGGCGCTTGGACCACGTTCATGGCCCAGGCGGACATCGAGCTGCCCGAAGGCGCGATCGAGGTGATGTTCGGCGGCGAACGCGATCCGCGGACGGTCGCCGACGAACGCCGCTGGTTCGCCCACGAACTGCGCGCGACCACCCACTGGCGGCCCGACCTGGACGCCCTCCGATCGATCACCACCCGCATCGTGATCGGCATAGGCGTCGACTCGACCGGGCAGGAATGTGACCACACCTCCCGGGCGCTCGCCGCCGCGCTGGGCATCGAGCCCACCCTGTTCCCCGGCGACCACACCGGCTTCGCCGACGACCCCGCCCGGTTCGTCACCGCGCTCCGCGCCGTTCTGAACGATCGGCCGGAGCCGCACTCACCCGCCGGCGCACCACCGACCACGACGCTCGGACCGTTCCAGGGTCCTCACCGAGACCGCCTCGACCCCGGAGACCCGTCATGA
- a CDS encoding VOC family protein, whose product MQISNVLAGVAVSDLPRARRWYESLFGRGVDAEPMAGLVEWHTPGGVVQLVSDPERAGGSLVTLQVPDARQALTELAERDGPTVDLDDTTSDKVLFARVTDPDGNAITVVQVREGVRLSP is encoded by the coding sequence GTGCAGATCAGCAACGTCTTGGCGGGAGTGGCCGTGTCGGACCTCCCGCGTGCCCGGCGCTGGTATGAGTCGCTCTTCGGCCGTGGCGTCGACGCCGAGCCGATGGCCGGCCTGGTGGAGTGGCACACCCCCGGCGGCGTCGTCCAACTCGTCTCCGACCCGGAACGCGCCGGCGGATCGCTGGTCACGCTCCAGGTCCCCGACGCCCGGCAGGCCCTCACCGAACTGGCCGAACGAGACGGGCCGACGGTCGACCTCGACGACACCACCTCCGACAAGGTCCTGTTCGCCCGGGTCACCGATCCCGACGGCAACGCGATCACCGTTGTCCAGGTCCGCGAAGGCGTCCGGCTCTCCCCGTGA
- a CDS encoding glycerophosphodiester phosphodiesterase: protein MSRIRRALAGGLALAATAGVCAAVAGASESAEAERVRQPVVIGHRGASGLRPEHTLGAYRVAISQGADYIEPDIVATKDRRLVARHDNWLADSTDVEKRAEFADRKKTKTVDGTSRTDWFTEDFTLAELRTLRTEERIPAVRPNNAVFDGLEPIPTLEEVLDLARRHGVGVYPETKHPSYFDDLGLSMEEPLVATLGRYGFDGRGDKVFIQSFETANLRDLRKMTTVRLVQLINGSGAPYDFVESGDERTYADLVKPEGLKWIASYAQGVGPSTSWIVPVDASGRLGAPTTLVRDAHRRGLTVHTWTVRNENEFLPADFRQGNTAAPDHRRATGDVGGWLARLYSLGVDGVFCDDPSAGVAARTEIFGS, encoded by the coding sequence ATGTCTCGAATCAGGCGTGCACTGGCCGGAGGGCTGGCCCTGGCGGCCACGGCGGGGGTTTGTGCGGCGGTGGCGGGGGCGAGCGAGTCCGCCGAGGCCGAGCGGGTGCGGCAGCCCGTGGTGATCGGGCACCGGGGGGCCAGTGGGCTGCGGCCGGAGCACACGCTGGGCGCGTACCGGGTGGCGATCTCGCAGGGGGCCGACTACATCGAGCCCGACATCGTGGCGACCAAGGACCGCAGGCTGGTGGCCCGGCACGACAACTGGCTGGCCGACTCCACCGACGTGGAGAAGCGGGCGGAGTTCGCCGACCGCAAGAAGACCAAGACGGTCGACGGGACCTCCCGTACCGACTGGTTCACCGAGGACTTCACGCTGGCGGAGCTGCGGACGCTGCGCACCGAGGAGCGGATCCCGGCGGTACGGCCGAACAACGCGGTGTTCGACGGGCTCGAGCCGATCCCCACGCTCGAGGAGGTCCTCGACCTGGCGCGCCGGCACGGGGTGGGCGTGTACCCGGAAACGAAGCACCCATCATATTTCGACGACCTCGGGCTCTCCATGGAGGAGCCGCTGGTCGCCACGCTGGGCCGGTACGGGTTCGACGGCCGCGGCGACAAGGTGTTCATCCAGTCGTTCGAGACCGCCAACCTGCGGGACCTGCGGAAGATGACCACCGTGCGGCTCGTTCAGTTGATCAACGGCTCGGGCGCGCCGTACGACTTCGTCGAGAGCGGGGACGAGCGGACGTACGCCGATCTGGTCAAGCCCGAGGGCCTGAAGTGGATCGCGTCGTACGCCCAGGGTGTCGGCCCGTCCACGAGCTGGATCGTTCCGGTGGACGCGTCCGGCCGGCTCGGCGCGCCGACCACGCTGGTGCGGGACGCGCACCGTCGCGGTCTGACCGTGCACACCTGGACGGTACGGAACGAGAACGAGTTCCTGCCCGCCGACTTCCGGCAGGGCAACACCGCCGCGCCCGATCACCGGCGGGCGACCGGCGACGTCGGCGGCTGGTTGGCCCGGCTCTACAGCCTCGGTGTGGACGGGGTCTTCTGTGACGATCCGTCGGCCGGTGTGGCGGCTCGTACGGAGATTTTCGGTTCCTGA
- a CDS encoding maleylpyruvate isomerase family mycothiol-dependent enzyme, translating to MTPFTRVAMAPDVEAERLELADLLDTLADHEWRTPSLCAGWTVRDVAAHLTLADRKFTATLLRGIRARGDFDRVTAEMARERALRHTPADLVAQIRETAGRPRRFPMSGPLDPLADILVHAQDIARPLGREHPMPIERTLPALQHVWTSLFYGTRKRFAGLRLVATDADWTAGDGPQEVRGPTAALLLLATGRPTALPDLTGNGVTESATRLK from the coding sequence ATGACCCCGTTCACCCGCGTCGCCATGGCGCCCGACGTGGAGGCCGAACGGCTCGAACTCGCCGACCTCCTCGACACGCTCGCCGACCACGAATGGCGGACACCGTCCCTGTGCGCCGGCTGGACCGTACGCGACGTGGCCGCCCACCTCACGCTCGCCGACCGAAAGTTCACCGCCACGCTCCTGCGCGGAATCCGCGCCCGCGGCGACTTCGACCGCGTGACCGCGGAGATGGCCCGCGAACGAGCCCTCCGCCACACCCCGGCCGACCTGGTGGCGCAGATCCGCGAAACGGCGGGACGCCCCCGACGCTTCCCGATGAGCGGCCCACTCGACCCCCTGGCCGACATCCTGGTACACGCCCAGGACATCGCCCGCCCACTCGGCCGAGAGCACCCCATGCCCATCGAACGCACCCTGCCGGCGCTGCAGCACGTATGGACGAGCCTCTTCTACGGCACCCGCAAACGCTTCGCCGGCCTGCGGCTCGTCGCCACCGACGCCGACTGGACGGCCGGCGACGGCCCCCAAGAGGTACGAGGCCCGACCGCCGCCCTACTCCTCCTCGCCACCGGCCGCCCCACGGCCCTGCCCGACCTGACCGGCAACGGCGTCACCGAGTCCGCAACACGGCTGAAGTAG
- a CDS encoding TetR/AcrR family transcriptional regulator: MVKNDTRAPAPSGKRAERNRQAIVTAAREAFVREGFDVSMDVIAAAAGVSKVTVYNHFSTKEDLFTEVVGQAMDEAHADMAEVRAHLADAEDAREALTHVARALVAAATDPSRLALRNLVTGELRRFPELGRAYQRRGPSRSAAALGEVLGDLCARGHLDIAELDVAAVQFFGLTIYPHLIVGSFGAALPEDLADRLVKDGVDMFLSRYGTNDRSGDA, from the coding sequence GTGGTGAAGAACGACACGAGAGCGCCCGCGCCGTCGGGCAAGCGCGCCGAACGCAACCGGCAGGCCATCGTGACCGCCGCCCGCGAGGCGTTCGTCCGCGAGGGGTTCGACGTCAGCATGGACGTGATCGCCGCCGCGGCGGGCGTGTCCAAGGTGACCGTCTACAACCACTTCAGCACCAAGGAGGACCTGTTCACCGAGGTCGTGGGGCAGGCCATGGACGAGGCGCACGCGGACATGGCCGAGGTCCGGGCCCATCTCGCCGACGCCGAGGACGCGCGTGAGGCGCTGACCCATGTCGCCCGCGCCCTGGTGGCCGCGGCCACCGATCCGTCCAGGCTGGCGCTGCGCAACCTCGTCACCGGTGAACTGCGCCGCTTCCCCGAGCTCGGCCGGGCCTACCAGCGACGGGGCCCGAGCCGCTCCGCCGCCGCCCTGGGCGAGGTCCTCGGCGATCTGTGCGCGCGCGGGCACCTCGACATCGCCGAGCTCGACGTGGCCGCCGTTCAGTTCTTCGGCCTGACCATCTACCCGCACCTGATCGTGGGATCCTTCGGCGCCGCGCTCCCCGAGGACCTCGCCGACCGGCTGGTCAAGGACGGCGTGGACATGTTCTTGAGCCGTTACGGCACGAACGACCGGTCGGGCGATGCCTAG